The Chelonoidis abingdonii isolate Lonesome George chromosome 9, CheloAbing_2.0, whole genome shotgun sequence genome has a segment encoding these proteins:
- the VASN gene encoding vasorin, with translation MDHLILWTLLLLSPAAQVQGCPSGCQCSQPQVVFCAARRSHAVPSGLPPDTAYLYAFENGITSLHDDSFRGLPALQQLDLSQNKISSLQRNVFQPLTNLVNLDLSSNQLREITNETFHGLRLLERLYLDRNRIQRIHPAALDTLENLLELKLQNNQLRLVPPLNLPKLLLLDISHNGIATIEAGAFHTVNIESLKIAGLGLSSLDEELFQNLNNLHELDISDNSLGRIPEVLRRLRGLTKLSLAGNSQIAQLQVEDFGELPNLQELDISNLNLNTIPQDFFSLFPRLRAITVAENPFNCLCQLSWFGRWLHISHVTLRRSEETRCHFPPKNAAKLLQHLEYADFGCPATPTPTSTLRTTSLQPAVLLTSSGHSALEPSLAAPTHEPTPWQDSSTRAPHTAVQGPTSPEMQICPPRTCLNGGTCQLDVHNHLECQCPNGFSGLYCEAEIRRTTLPPITQAPTQSKQISIKQVSSTSLTVDLKNYQQAKDQLKGIRLTYRNLSGPDKRPVTLSLPTSLSEYTVRALRPNSTYHLCTGPLGEKPSEGEFCIEAHTAVQGTHQQHLPVTQSKDSNLTLMIVPALAAVLLLVIAVTAVTYYLRHRRAKAHADAGVDSSPLELEGVKTCLENRDLVTHSQKLPENVAVLNGLECDLPLVHQHYPSNNNSPALKPSYF, from the coding sequence ATGGACCACCTGATCCTGTGGACGCTGCTGCTTCTGTCCCCCGCAGCCCAGGTTCAGGGCTGTCCCTCAGGCTGCCAGTGCAGCCAGCCACAAGTTGTGTTCTGTGCGGCCCGGAGGAGCCACGCCGTCCCGAGTGGCCTGCCACCGGACACAGCCTACCTGTATGCCTTCGAGAATGGCATCACCTCACTCCATGACGACAGCTTCCGGGGCCTCCCGGCACTGCAGCAGCTGGACCTCTCCCAGAACAAGATTTCCAGCCTCCAGAGGAATGTCTTCCAGCCCCTCACCAACCTTGTCAATTTGGATCTGTCATCCAACCAGCTGCGTGAGATCACCAACGAAACCTTCCACGGGCTGCGCCTGCTGGAGCGCCTCTACCTGGACCGGAACCGAATCCAGCGCATCCACCCGGCTGCCTTGGACACGCTGGAGAACCTGCTGGAGCTGAAGCTCCAGAACAATCAGCTGCGTTTGGTTCCTCCGCTGAACCttcccaaactcctgctgctggacaTAAGCCACAACGGCATTGCCACCATCGAAGCTGGTGCCTTTCACACAGTGAACATAGAGTCTCTCAAGATCGCAGGGCTGGGACTGAGCAGCTTGGATGAGGAGCTTTTTCAGAACTTGAACAACCTCCACGAGCTGGACATCTCGGACAACTCGCTGGGTAGAATCCCAGAGGTGCTCCGGCGGCTCCGGGGCCTCACCAAGCTCAGCCTGGCTGGGAACTCCCAAATAGCTCAGCTGCAGGTGGAGGATTTCGGGGAGCTGCCCAACCTCCAAGAGCTGGACATCAGCAACCTCAACCTCAACACCATCCCCCAGGACTTCTTCAGCCTCTTCCCCAGGCTCCGGGCCATCACCGTGGCCGAGAATCCATTCAACTGCCTCTGCCAGCTGAGCTGGTTTGGGCGCTGGCTACACATCAGCCATGTCACACTCAGGAGGTCCGAGGAGACAAGGTGCCACTTCCCTCCCAAGAACGCTGCTAAGCTCCTCCAGCACCTGGAATATGCAGACTTCGGCTGTcctgccaccccaacccccacctccaccctgagaaCCACCTCCCTACAGCCGGCCGTGCTCCTCACCAGCAGCGGGCACTCTGCGCTGGAGCCCAGCCTTGCTGCTCCCACTCATGAACCCACACCCTGGCAGGACAGCTCTACTCGCGCACCACACACGGCTGTGCAGGGGCCGACTAGCCCCGAGATGCAGATCTGCCCTCCCCGGACGTGCTTAAATGGGGGCACCTGCCAGCTAGACGTGCACAACCACCTGGAGTGCCAGTGCCCCAACGGCTTCTCGGGCTTGTACTGCGAGGCCGAGATCCGGAGAACAaccctgccccccatcacccAGGCACCCACGCAGAGCAAGCAAATCAGCATTAAGCAGGTCAGCAGCACCTCACTGACGGTGGACTTAAAAAACTATCAACAGGCCAAAGATCAGCTGAAGGGCATCCGCCTGACCTACCGCAACCTGTCCGGGCCCGACAAGCGGCCGGTCACACTCAGCCTGCCGACGTCGCTCTCCGAATACACCGTACGTGCGCTGAGACCGAACTCCACCTACCATCTCTGCACTGGGCCGCTGGGGGAGAAGCCCTCCGAAGGGGAGTTCTGCATCGAGGCCCACACTGCTGTGCAGGGGACTCACCAGCAGCACCTGCCCGTCACCCAGAGCAAAGACAGCAACCTGACGCTCATGATTGTGCCAGcgctggctgctgtgctgctgctggtgattgCTGTGACAGCAGTCACGTACTATCTCCGGCACCGACGGGCTAAGGCACATGCTGATGCTGGGGTGGATTCCAGCCCCCTGGAGTTGGAAGGGGTGAAAACATGTCTGGAAAACAGAGACTTAGTGACCCACAGTCAAAAGCTGCCAGAGAATGTGGCGGTGCTGAACGGCTTAGAATGCGACCTCCCCCTGGTGCACCAACACTACCCCAGTAACAACAACAGCCCAGCACTCAAGCCGTCCTATTTCTAG